The window TGGCATCCAGTAAAACCTTTATTTACTTAAAAAGGAGATCGCCTAGATGATTGCAAGATGAACTTCTAGAACTAAAAAAGATATTAGTGATGCATTTGTGGGCAAGAGGATACTTTTTTGCGTTGAGATAGTTATAGAAGAAATCATATATCAAATCAAATCAATTCAAGAATAGGTTTATTGGTGGATATATATGTGAAAACAAACCTACTTTAGCAGGTGATCGGTTAAGACTCACTTTAAATAATAGTATAACTTTGAATGCATAAGACCATAAGAAAAGCTTAAATATAAGAAGTGTAAAAATATTGTATCTATATAATGGCTCCTTGCCAAAACATGTACTTGACTTAAAAGAAAACTACAAAATGTAAGCACATGGAACGGAGGCGGCTACTCCTTGGGGATTAGCGAACAGCTTGAGACCCCGCAGGAGCGTAAGCGATGCGTCCGTCTGTAGTGGAATGTGCCATCAAGTACAGATTTTGGTGTAGAGCCTATATAATAGTGAGATTTTTGTGTATAATTTGGAAATTTAATTAATGTTTACACGCTGATAGTCCTACACTCTTTTGCAGTGAGTAAAAAATGGATAAAGTCAAATAAATTATAATGCTTTTCCATAGGAATAAATTTAAAGGAGAGTGTAATTCATGCTGACGTACATTTTTATTTTCATGTGTTGTTTGTACTTGCTGGTTATTCAGAGTTTTTTGAAGAAAAAAGATAAAAGATTTTTCTTGGCGGTTATTTTAGTTATTTTAGCTTTACTATCAGGTACTAGATATCAACTTGGTGGATCCGATTTCATAGTTTATAAAGCTGCATATGATTCGATACCAACGTTAAAGGATTTTTTATTGAATTTTCGAGAATTAGACAACCTATATACAACATTTGGATTTGAAAAAGGATATTTATTTATTTGCTCATTAATTAAAAGTTTTGGATTTAATTTTTATGGGTTTACCTTAATTCATGCATTATTCTTTTATTTCTGTCTATATAAATTTATTAGAAAGAATTCATATAGTTATTTAATAATGATTAGTATTTTTTTATATAAAATATTTTTTTATAATACATTTATTAGCATGAGACAATCAATTACACTGGCATTATTTTTATTAGCTATAGAATATATAAAAAATAAATCATTAGGAAAATATATATTCACTATTTTAATTGCAGTAACAATGCATAGTGCAGCAATTATATTATTGCCACTGTATTTTATAAATAGAATAAACTTTACAAAGAAAAAAATTATAACACTTAATTTGGTATTTTTACCAACGTTATTATTAAGTTTTTCAAGTTTTTCTCCTCTTTCAATTGCTCCTATATTATTCTCGTGGTTTCCATCAGACGCAGTTATTGGTAAAATTGAGAGTTATGCTCTGAAGGGTATGACATCACGAATTGGTATATTGCATATTATTGAATATTTCATAATTATGTTTATTTTAATATTTAACTTTTCTAAGATAAAAGAATATAAAAATAGTAATGTATTTATAGGTTTATTCTTGTGTTTATTACCTATTTTTACATTATTTAGCGGGTATGAAATATTTACGAGGTTTAAAGATTATTTTACATTAACATATGGAATTATTTTAGGAATGCTCCTTGTTGGCGGGGGAAAATATAAAATTGTAATAAAGATATTAATTTTTACAATTTGTATGGCTGGTGTATTTAGATTTATTATACTATTTGATAATGGTGCTTTTTATGAATATAGGAGCTATATTTTTAGAGGGATTCCTATATTAGGAGAGGTGAACGAGTAGATGCTAGAGAAACATAATAAAATAACCCCAATATCGATTGTTATTACAACCTATAATCGAGAAATTGAATTGCAACGATGCATTGAATCTATTTTAGAACAAAATTATCAAGATTATGAAATTCTTGTTGTTGATGACCACTCAATCCCTTGTTATAAAGATAAGATTATCAATACTTTTCCAAATGTGAAATATATATATCTAGAAGTAAATTCAGGTCCGGGAATAGCAAGAAATCGAGGGATTCAAGAAGCCCGGTACAATTTTGTAGCAATAATGGATGATGATGATATTTTCATTCCAGGAGCATTTGAAAAAATAAACAAATTCCTTCTGGAAAATAAAGATTTAAATGATCCGGTTTTTCATTTTCTGTGTTCCACGACTATATTGAAAGAAAATATACATTATAAAAATTATAGTTTCCAAGAATATTTGCAAGGCATAGTAAGCGGTGATACGACTCATGTCATTAATAAAGAAATATTCTTTAATAAGTATAACTATGCTTTCCCTGATTCTAGAATTGGGGCAGAGTTATTACTTTGGTATAAAATTATAATAAATCATGGCTATTTTATTATTAACGAACGGATAGTAAAAGTACTAGATGACTCACAAAATCGGCTAACAAACACAAGTCGACAAATTAGTCAAGCTCCATTATTTGCCCAATATCAAATCGATATTATAAAGGAATTTGAACAGGAATTGATTGAAGCAGGATGTGTTTCACATTTAATAACGAAGTATAGAGGTGCAATTGTCTACTCAATTTTAGCAAATAATTATGGGGTCGCATGGAAATACTTTAAGGCATCATTGAAATATTCAAAAAAACAATTTTCGTTTATTTTGTTATTCTTGTTACCTAAAGTAGGGATTAATAAATTATTTTTGATGTATAGAAAATAATAAGTGAAAAGCTACTTAATAAACACCATTATTTTTGAAGTAAATATGTTTGTGAAATGATTAACATAAATGGAGGAAGCTATGATACCCAAGAAAATTCACTATTGTTGGTTTGGAGGAAATCCGTATCCCCCATTAGTCGAAAAATGTATAAATTCATGGAAAAAAAACATGCCAGATTATGAACTAGTAGAATGGAATGAAAGTACATTTGATATAGAAAGTAATGCATTTGTAAAGGAAGCTTTTGAAGCAAAAAAATATGCTTTTGTTTCAGACTATGTTAGATTATTTGCTTTGTATAATCTAGGTGGTATTTATATGGATACAGATGTGGAAGTCATTAAACCACTAACTCCTTTTTTACACTTACAGGCTTTTACAGGTAGAGAAGGTGGTAATACATGTGTCACAGGTACGATGGGGTCTGTTAAGGGACATTTATGGATTAAAGCTTTATTAGATTATTATAACGACAGAAGTTTTTTATCAGATGATGGAATGAATACTAATACAAAAATAATTACTGAAATAACACATGAAATGTTTGAAATAAAAACCAATGTAACAGATATTTTCTCATCTGACGAATTAACAATTTTTCCATTCGAATATTTTTGTGCAAAAGATTTTATTACTGGAAAAGTGATTATTCAAAATACCACGTATACGATTCATCATTACAGTGGTTCATGGCTAACAACAAAGCAAAAAAGGAAAAATGAAATAGTTAAAATATTACGCAAAATAACCGGACCAAAAATTTTTAAAATATTATACGATTTGAAGAATAGTACTAAGAACATTAGGTAAGGAATATTCCACGAACTTAATACATTTAAATGAGAGGAATGAAAAAATGAAAGTTCTTTTTGTAGCTTCGGTTTATAGTCATCTTATGGCATTTCACGTCCCTTATATGAAGTACTTCCAGTCACAAGGATATGAGGTATGGGTTGCTGGAACAGGAGCAGCAGATAGAGAGAGATTAGAGGAACTGCAGGTGAAATGCGTAGATATCCCGTTTTCAAGAAGCCCATTGAATATACAAAATTTAAATGCTTTTAAAGCTTTAAAAGCGTTATTTAAGACAGAGAAATTTGAATTGGTTCATGTCCATACACCAGTCGCAGCACTATTGACGAGAAGAGCATTCAAGAGTAGTGGATATGGTGAAATTATCTATACTACACACGGTTTTCATTTTTTTAAAGGGGCTCCGAGACAAAATTGGTTCGTATACTATACAGCCGAAAAACTAGCTGCAAAGTGGACAGATCATTTAATTACCATTAACGAAGAAGATTATAAAAACGCACATAAACTACTATCTGCAGAAAAAATCTCTTACGTACATGGGGTAGGGGTAGAAATTACTTCAGAAATTTTAACTGAGGATGAAAAGGATAACTTGAAAAAGCAATTAGGATTATCCAGTAAGTCAGTTGTAATTTCATGTATAGCAGAGCTCAATGCTAATAAAAATCATCAATTTATTCTTCGTAACTGGCAACTTCTGAAGAGAGATTGTCCGCAATTAGAATTATTGATTATTGGAACGGGTGAAAGCGAAAATGATTTAAAAGATTATGTGTCCAAGGAGCAACTTTCAGGAGTTCATTTTTTAGGATTTAGAAAAGATGTTCCAAATTTATTGCAAATTTCAGATATAGTGACTTTACTCTCACATCGTGAAGGATTGCCTAAAAGTATAATGGAAGCAATGGTGGCACGTGTTCCTTGTGTAGTAACGAATACAAGAGGGTTAAGGGATTTAATAAAATCAAATGAAAATGGATATGTGGTAAATCATGAGGATGACCATGCACTTATAGCCGCATTCACGGAACTTTGCCAATCTGAAGCGTTAAGAGATGAGATGGGGAAATGTGCAAAACAAATGGTAAAACCATTTTTATTGGATAATGTGTTACAAGAATATATTCCAATCTATAAAAAGATGCTGAAGTAGGTGAAAGTATGACAGTTTTAATAACAGGTGGCCTTGGTTTTATAGGTAGCCATACAGTTGTCGAGTTATTTAAACAAGGTGAAGATTGTCTAATAATTGATAACTTATCAACATCACAAATTGATGTATTGGATAGAATTGAATCCATTACGCATAAAAAAATTCCATTCTTACAAATGGATTTGCTAGATATACAATCACTACGCAATGTTTTTAGTCAGCATGATATATCAGCGGTAATTCATTTTGCAGGATTTAAATCTGTCGGCGAATCTGTAAGAAAACCACTAATATATTATCAAAACAACTTGATTAGTACACTAAACCTACTAGAGGTTATGCAAGAGTTTAATGTGAAAAAGCTGGTGTTCAGTTCATCTGCAACTGTCTATGGGGACCTACATACCCCACCATTAAAAGAGGAGTTGCCACTTAGTGCACCGAATCCTTATGGGCATACAAAACTGATGCTTGAGCAGGTGCTGAGCGATATGGCATCAGCAGACGAGAGCTGGCGAATAGCCGTCATGCGTTATTTTAATCCTATTGGTGCCCATGAAAGTGGAAAGCTAGGAGAAATGTTGCATGGCATTCCAAATAATTTAATGCCCCATGTATTAAAAGCTGCAAATGGTGAAACTGGAAAACTTCAAGTATTTGGTGGCGATTATGATACTTCGGACGGAAGTTGCATTCGAGATTTCGTCCACATTATGGATCTTGCTAGTGGACACTTACAGGCATTGAAATATGTAGAAACTCATAAAGGTTGCGAGGCGTTTAACCTTGGAACGGGAGTTGGTTATTCCGTGTTAGATTTGATACACACATTTCAAGAAGTCAATAGTGTGAAAGTTCCGTATGATATTGTTGAACGTCGTGAAGGGGATATCGTCATTAGTGTTGCGGATGTCTCAAAAGCAAATTCTTTACTAGATTGGCATTCTCAGTATGATTTGAAGGATATGTGTTGTGATGCTTGGAAATGGTATCAAACAATTAAGGGGCTTAACGTATGCTGAAAAGATTACTTGATATTATTATTAGTTTTAGTATGATAGTTTGCCTTAGTCCAGTACTTATTGTGACATGGTTGCTAGTGCGCTTTAAATTAGGCGGACCCGCACTATTTACCCAACCTCGCCCAGGTATAAATGAAAAAGTTTTTTATGTTTATAAATTCCGTACAATGACAGATCAGAAGGATGAGTATGGGGAACTATTACCAGATGCAATCCGTTTAACTTCATTCGGTAAACTGTTACGCAAGTTAAGTTTAGATGAGCTACCACAGCTATGGAATGTTCTAAAAGGTGATATGAGCTTTGTCGGACCACGTCCACTCTTGGTAGAATATTTGCCATTGTATAATGAACGACAATCTTGTAGACATGATGTACGTCCAGGTATTACTGGTTGGGCACAAGTGAATGGGCGCAATGCGATTTCATGGGAGCAAAAGTTTGAGTATGATGTATGGTATGTGAAAAATCAATCATTGTGGTTAGATTTAAAAATCCTTTTGCTAACAGTAAAAAAAGTGTTTGTATCTGAAGGAATTAGTCAAGATGGGCACGTAACTATGCCTATTTTTAAAGGAAGTGTTGAAAAAGATGAGCGAAAATAAACCCTTAAATATTTTATTTACTAGTTCAGGAAGACGAGTTGAATTAATAAAGCATTTTAAATCTATTTATCATGAGTTAAACGTAGAAGGTGAAATTTTAACAGTGGATTTAAAAAGTAATTCCCCTGCTGGTAAAATCTCAGATAAACACATTTTAGTACCACGAGTAGATTCCAAGGATTATGTAATATCTTTGTTAGAAATATGTAAAGAGAATCGAATTTCACTTTTAATTCCATTAATAGATACAGAACTTATATTATTGGCTAACTATAAAAAAGATTTTGAAAACATTGGTGTCAAGTTATTAATTAGCGATTTAAAGACGCATGAAATCTGTAATGATAAAAAATTAACAGCTGAGTTTTTTGCTTCAAATGGATTCGATGCACCGAAGGTTTATGAAATTGATGCAGAATTAAATAAAGAGCAATTAGAACAACCATTATTGATTAAGCCTGCAAAAGGGAGTTCCGGTATTGGTGTACATATCTTAGACCAATTTGAGGAGCTTGTGTTTTACGCTAAACATGTGCAAGATCCAATCTTACAAGAATTAATCAAAGGTGAAGAATATACTATTGATGTGTTTACCGATTTTGATGGACAAGTACTAACAGCAGTACCAAGGCTGAGAATTGAAACACGTGCAGGTGAAGTAAGCAAGGGGAAAACGATTCGCAATTCTACTTTAATTCAGAAAGCAACAGAAGTAGTTAATGCATTACCAGGTGTATTTGGATGTATTACAGTTCAATGTTTCTTAACTGAAAATAATGAAGTGAAGTTTATTGAAATTAATCCGCGTTTTGGTGGAGGAGCACCTTTATCTTTAGCAGCTGGTGCAGACTATGCAAAATATTTAGTCGAATCCTTATTAAATAAAGGTGTGAGTTTTAATATAGACGATTGGGAAAATAACTTGTTGATGCTTCGTTACGATGCAGCTGTATTTGTAACAGAGGAATGACTATGATTAAGGCAATTGTATTTGATATGGATGATACCCTCTATCCTGAATGGAAATATGTTTTTAGTGGATTCCAAGCCGTTAATGATTATTTAGAAAAGAAATCCGTTTTTGGTTTTTATGAAACGGCGATTCAACTTTTTGAACGAGGTAAGCGTGGGAAAATATTCAATGATACATTGGATATTTTAAAAGTGACATATCGTAAAGAGGATATTCAGCAGTTGATAGAAATATACAGAAATCATAATCCGGCTATTCAACTATTCACTGATGCTCAAGAAGTGTTGGAACAGTTACACAAAAAAATCCCATTAGGTTTAATTTCAGATGGATATTTAGACGCACAACGAAATAAAGTTAAAGCTTTAAAAATAAATCAATTCTTTAAAAAAATTATCTTGACTGATGAATTAGGAAGAGACAAATGGAAACCTTCACCTGAGTCTTATCAGCTAATGCGTCAGTATTTTAATGTCCAACATAAAGAGCTTGTATACGTAGGCGATAATACTTCGAAAGATTTTGTTACTGCAAATAAATTAGGGTGGACGACTATTCAAATTATTCGTGATTCTGGTGAATATAAAAATGGAGATATATCACCAGAATTTGAGGCTCAATTAAAAATAAACTCTTTAATAGAAATAATAGATATTATCAATATTAAAATATAGGAAGTGTCTAAAATGACTAACCGAATTTTATTATCATCCCCTCATATGAGTGGACATGAGCAAAAATATATTCAAGAGGCTTTTGATACGAACTGGATTGCACCACTTGGAGCGAATGTAGATGGTTTTGAACGAGAGTTAGCTAACTATGTAGGGCTGAATGGGGCAGCGGCAGTAAGTGCAGGAACAGCTGCGATTGACTTAGCACTAAATTTACTAGGTGTTGAACGTGGGGATCTCGTTTTTTGCTCAACATTAACGTTTGTGGCGAGTGCGAATCCGATTTTGTATCGTGGTGCGAAGCCTGTGTTTATCGATTCTGAATGGGATACTTGGAATATGTCCCCACAGGCCTTGGTACGTGCATTTAAGGATGCAGAACAGGCTGGTAAATTGCCAAAGGCTGTTATTATTGTTAATTTGTATGGACAAAGTGCGAAAATGGATGAGCTTTTATCGATCTGTGAACCTTATGGTGTTCCGATTGTGGAAGATGCGGCTGAATCACTAGGTTCTTCTTATAAAGAGAAGAAAAGTGGTACATTTGGTAAGTTTGGTGTGTTCTCATTTAATGGTAATAAAATTGTTACAACATCTGGTGGTGGGATGCTTGTATCAGATGATGTTGAAGCTTTACAGCGTGCGACATTTCTTGCAACACAAGCACGTGATGTAGCGAAGCATTATCAGCACAGTGTTGTTGGCTACAATTATCGAATGAGTAATGTCGTGGCTGGAATTGGTCGAGGGCAACTAGAAGTGTTAGATGAGCGTGTGGCACAAAAACGTGCAATTTTTAACCGCTACGAACAAGCCCTTTCTGAAATTGATGGCTTGGATATGATGCCAGAACTGGAAGGGACATTTTCGAATCGTTGGCTTTCGACAATGACAATAAATTCAGAGAAAATCGCCATTTCCCCATATGATTTAATCGACAAATTGAATGAGGCAAATATTGAGGCACGTCCAGTATGGAAACCACTTCATTTACAGCCATTGTTTGAAGGGTGTCAATTCTACTCGCATGCTGGGGATGACATTGTTAGTGAGCAATTATTCGAAAAAGGAATTTGCTTGCCGTCAGATTCTAAGATGACAGTGGAAGAACAGCAGCGAGTGATTGACGTGATTTTGCAAGCAGTGGCAGGTATGCATACAATTTAAATTTTTTAAAAACCAATTCGATACGCTTCGAGTTGGTTTTCTTTTTTGCTATGTGTCATGATAGAATTACAGACCGTGGTGTACAATACGTTCGAATACCTATATAGCTTTATTAAAAGAAAACAACATGATAATAAGTGTGAGTAAAAAGGGTGATTCCTAATGCGTGCATCGAATCCTTCCATTCAACGATAAAAAAAGAATGTATTTATCGTAAACGATTCCAAATAAAATGCGAGGCAAAACAAGTGATTAAATTCTATATAAACCAATTCTATAATGAGAAAAGACGCCATTCAATGCTTGGCTATGTTTCTCCTAATCAATATGAGCGTATCCGCCAACAAAAAGATCCATCGGTTCGCTCAATATCCGCTTAGAGGTCTTTCTATCGTCAAGCTCCATTTTGGAGGGTGACGATAGAAAGACCAGACCAACCAAAGGGCGGTAGTAAAGAAGCGCTCGATTTTTTATGTCCATTTTATTGATGCAAGACCAGATTGGACTGCGCAAATTTTCTGGACTTTTTAAAGCCAGTAAATCAGCGTCATGCTAAATAGCCGTGGGAAAAAGTCATTTTTTACGGATGCTCTGCGAATACAAGTACAGACAAATCGATGTACTAAAACCAAAATCAATATACGTTGTTGTTCATAGGTCAGAGGTTGCCAGATTGACGATGATAACTGCCATCTAGGAGATGGAAAATAATGACCTGCACGTATTTGACAGTGGGTATTTTCTTAATACGTCTGCTAGCTTCTTTGAGCAATCTCTTCTCAGTAATCGTTTGGCGTAAGCGTCGCTGGAACACGTGATAAATCATCAGTGCCAGTAAGAAGAGATAACCAAGCACTAGGACGCATTCTGGTTTCTTCAAGTAAAATTCATCCGTATATACGGGATCCTCGATAAAAGTAAAATTTATCTCTCCCCTGTAGAGTGCCAAAACCTCAGCGCTGTCCATCGTTTTGCCAGCCATTTTGTGCGGGGAAGGGTTATTACGAGTACAAGGCGAGAAGCACGGCTACACACTTCATTTGCTGTATGAAAAGAGGCTATACGATTTGAAGGCACATATAGAAGGGGATTTAGAGAAACCGTTTTGACGCACGTAATGAGGACGGCTTGAATTATTTAGCGAATCGTACGTGCTTGTGCGGGAGGTCAATCCGTTTGACCAGCCCGGTGTGGAGACATATAAACGTAAAATGCTAGTGCATGTTGAAAGAATGGTGGTGCAGAAAATGGTTGTTTTTGATTTTTAACATGTGTATTGAGCAAAGCTTTTAACACTAAAAGATACAATGTTAGTGTTTAACTAGATTGGTTTATAGTCTATAGGCCTTTCCTAACGGAGTAATTAGTGTTTCCTGGTTTATTAATACAGACTAGTTTTAAGTAAATATATATGGAGCAGTAAGCTACGTTGAATATTTATTAATAACAAAACTAGGTGTTTATCGACTTTATGTAAGGATGAGGGGCGATGAAAGACTTGAGCTTGTAATTAGGTAATTAAAGAAGTGTATTTTACTAAATTATGTATTATCCACGAAGCAAACGAAGTGCACATTGTCAGAGAAGTATTTTATGGTGATAGTGTAGGAGGAATAATTTAGTGAAGAATTAAATAAAGATAATATTTTTGTTAACACCATTTGTGTTAATTTTTATTTTGGAAACAATAAATAGAATTCAATTAAGTATGATATATCCTTGGATAATCGAACCTATGACTTGGTTTAAAGATTCTTTAGGAAACTATCTTTTTGCTGTAATGATATGTTTAATATTACAAAGTATGCTGTTAGTTATTGTGAATAATTTTTATTTAGCTATTGTTTTAAACATTACAAGTTGGGTTTTAGTTTTTACAATTAACAATTATAAGATTAAATTTTTAGGAGAGCCTTTGTTACCATGGGATTTGAGATTTATAAATCAAATATATCAATTGATGCCATCTATTTATAATGAATTGAACTATCATTTTATAATTTTATTGTGTGTAATTATGTTAATCATAATACTAATAATAATTAAATATACAAATTTCGAAGTATTTAGTTGGAAAAAAAGAGTGATTATTTTCCTCCTTTCTTCCGTTATATTAGTTACGTTTTGTAATTATCCTAATAATTATGTCAACAATATTTTTTCGAAAAGTGGCATATTTTCAGTTCCTGAAAATCAAATAAATAACCAAAATATCAATGGTATTGTTTTAAGCTTTATCTTGAATACACCTGTCTCGTTTATTGAATCTCCTAAAGGATATTCAGAAGAAATTTTGATAAATGATATCAACAAGAAATATAGTAATAGTGATATTAAAGAAAACAGCATAAAACCTAATATTGTAGTTATAATGAGTGAATCATTTTGGGATGTAGGGAATATCAATAGCGATATAGATCAACAGAATTATTTAGCTACAGTAAGAGAGAATCAGAAAGGTTTTATAGTATCGTCTCAATTTGGTGGAGGAACGGCTAATGTGGAATTCGAGGCACTTACGAGTCTTTCCATGAATTTATTACCTAGAGGTTCGACACCATATGCACAATATATAAAAAAGGACACGCCTTCACTGGCTAGCTTTTTAATTCAATATGGATATGAAACAATTGGTATTCATACATTTGGAGGCGATTTTTGGAATAGAAATCTCGTTTATCCGTTGTTAGGTTTTCAAAAGTTTAAAGCATTTGAAAGCTTTGAGCAACCGAGTGTTAAAGGTGATTTTGTAGCAGATTTAGAGATAACTAACTCAATTATTGATGAATTAAATAGTAGTTTAAAACCGACTTTTATTTATGCAGTGACAATGCAAAATCATGGTGGATATAATAATGATAGATATGGTGAAGAGACTATAAAAGTACCTACAAATTATAGTGAAGAGGGGCAAAGAATTTTAAATACGTATACAACCGGAGTTGTTGATGCAGATTTGGAGTTGAAAAGACTAATAAAATATCTTTCTGATTTTGATGAACCTACATTAGTTGTATTTTTTGGTGATCATCTACCTTCATTGAAGGAACTTTACGAAGAGTCAGAATATATAGAAAAAATAAGGAATTAAATTTAGAAGAGCTGTTAAAAATGAAACAAACTCCGTTAGCTGTTTGGAATAATTATGGACTCGATATTTCTAACGTGGGTTCTATCAGTCCAACCTTTTTAGCTTCAAATATACTAGATTGGGCTAATCTTAAT of the Lysinibacillus fusiformis genome contains:
- a CDS encoding LTA synthase family protein translates to METINRIQLSMIYPWIIEPMTWFKDSLGNYLFAVMICLILQSMLLVIVNNFYLAIVLNITSWVLVFTINNYKIKFLGEPLLPWDLRFINQIYQLMPSIYNELNYHFIILLCVIMLIIILIIIKYTNFEVFSWKKRVIIFLLSSVILVTFCNYPNNYVNNIFSKSGIFSVPENQINNQNINGIVLSFILNTPVSFIESPKGYSEEILINDINKKYSNSDIKENSIKPNIVVIMSESFWDVGNINSDIDQQNYLATVRENQKGFIVSSQFGGGTANVEFEALTSLSMNLLPRGSTPYAQYIKKDTPSLASFLIQYGYETIGIHTFGGDFWNRNLVYPLLGFQKFKAFESFEQPSVKGDFVADLEITNSIIDELNSSLKPTFIYAVTMQNHGGYNNDRYGEETIKVPTNYSEEGQRILNTYTTGVVDADLELKRLIKYLSDFDEPTLVVFFGDHLPSLKELYEESEYIEKIRN